A section of the Sedimentisphaera cyanobacteriorum genome encodes:
- a CDS encoding protein-disulfide reductase DsbD family protein — protein sequence MKRYFAVLLLLLSGAIAQSVDVISYQGYTSRAGAELVQGSQGTLAVQVEFEGDEYIHYYADENTAPGGLTLSVALAGPELSAGGAVYPETSLYMDKQGKSYEVYEGDFSIYLPVKEKAANAGVDVIIKGIGCAGDTCLPPFEKTISAEPSDNPQTLDKALTGERGSKQTETEAEEPAQKAEPFELGEFLLYCLLALAAGLSFNVMPCVWPVLPIAVQRLVNFAGHGRKKLFEQGLAYSLGIISFFAIFAAAGIIIKLTTGNALNWSEHLRYPPVLVTTGMLLIVFALFMFDVLSFAVPSSLSGGGQKSSGGDLAGTTVMGFFAALLSTPCSGAILAAVFLWAQTQTLAVSTVIILLLGVGMAIPYFLLVNFPALLEKLPKPGAWMEKFRNAMGFLLLFIAVKLLVSLNAEMLSKALTYAVILSFAVWMFGSWVNFTTPKRKKMIVRGIAALIAAVPAFMIFSSGDKLIDWQPYSTAKIQQKTEQQTPVLIKFTADWCTNCHILDSQVFQDEKIASALEEKNVYPVLADTTLSSNPATEALKEEFGESGNVPLTVVISPDGERTKLRGIYSKKELLEVLNNFSKQQDG from the coding sequence ATGAAAAGATATTTTGCTGTTTTGCTTTTGCTCCTTAGCGGCGCAATTGCTCAGTCGGTCGATGTAATCAGCTATCAGGGCTACACAAGCAGGGCTGGAGCTGAGCTTGTCCAAGGCTCTCAGGGCACTCTTGCTGTTCAAGTTGAGTTTGAAGGCGATGAATACATTCATTACTACGCAGACGAAAATACCGCTCCGGGCGGCTTAACACTTTCTGTTGCGCTTGCCGGCCCCGAGCTCTCAGCAGGCGGAGCTGTTTATCCCGAAACGAGCCTGTATATGGATAAGCAGGGCAAGAGCTATGAGGTTTATGAGGGCGATTTTTCCATCTATCTGCCCGTCAAAGAGAAGGCTGCAAACGCCGGCGTGGATGTAATAATCAAAGGGATCGGCTGCGCAGGGGACACCTGCCTTCCTCCTTTCGAAAAAACAATCTCAGCAGAGCCCTCGGATAATCCGCAAACGCTCGATAAAGCCTTAACAGGCGAAAGGGGCTCAAAGCAAACTGAAACCGAAGCGGAAGAACCTGCGCAGAAGGCCGAGCCGTTTGAGCTTGGCGAGTTTCTTTTGTACTGCCTTTTGGCACTCGCAGCGGGGCTGAGCTTCAATGTTATGCCGTGCGTTTGGCCTGTGCTGCCGATTGCAGTGCAGAGGCTGGTTAATTTCGCAGGCCACGGCAGAAAGAAACTCTTCGAGCAGGGGCTTGCGTATTCTTTGGGCATAATATCATTCTTTGCGATCTTCGCTGCTGCCGGGATAATAATCAAGCTCACAACGGGCAATGCCCTGAACTGGTCTGAGCATTTGCGGTATCCGCCTGTGCTTGTAACCACGGGGATGCTTCTTATAGTATTTGCGTTGTTTATGTTTGATGTGCTTTCTTTTGCTGTTCCTTCCTCGCTCTCAGGGGGCGGGCAGAAAAGCTCCGGCGGAGATCTTGCCGGCACAACCGTAATGGGATTTTTCGCTGCCCTTCTCAGCACGCCCTGCAGCGGTGCGATTCTTGCAGCGGTTTTCCTCTGGGCGCAAACGCAGACCCTCGCAGTAAGCACGGTGATAATCCTGCTTCTCGGCGTTGGAATGGCAATACCGTACTTCCTGCTTGTAAACTTCCCCGCTCTTCTCGAAAAGCTGCCCAAGCCCGGGGCCTGGATGGAAAAATTCAGAAACGCAATGGGTTTCCTTCTGCTTTTTATCGCCGTGAAGCTGCTCGTCTCGCTCAACGCAGAGATGCTTTCCAAAGCGCTTACTTATGCAGTTATTCTGAGCTTTGCGGTTTGGATGTTCGGAAGCTGGGTAAACTTTACCACACCGAAGCGGAAAAAGATGATTGTCCGCGGGATAGCGGCCTTGATAGCAGCTGTTCCTGCGTTTATGATTTTCTCCTCAGGCGATAAGCTCATAGACTGGCAGCCCTACAGCACAGCCAAGATTCAGCAGAAGACAGAACAGCAAACGCCGGTGCTGATAAAATTTACCGCTGACTGGTGCACGAACTGCCATATTCTCGACAGTCAGGTGTTTCAGGATGAGAAAATTGCATCAGCCCTCGAAGAGAAAAACGTATATCCTGTCCTCGCAGATACAACGCTCAGCTCAAACCCAGCTACGGAAGCGCTGAAAGAGGAGTTTGGAGAATCAGGAAACGTTCCGCTTACGGTGGTTATCTCGCCGGACGGAGAAAGAACCAAGCTTAGAGGAATTTACAGTAAGAAGGAGCTGCTGGAAGTGTTGAACAATTTCAGCAAACAGCAAGATGGATAA
- a CDS encoding flavodoxin family protein has product MENFKQNLPEKQIIAVSASPRKGGNSDAVLESISAGISETGISCRQIQLRDLDFKSCIGCERCRKDKICTGLSDDLTEIYPSFIESQGLVLISPTHNYNVTAMMKAFIDRLYCFYNFENTVPRRWSSQLSGQGRKAAAVGIAEQMNEKDMGFTIPSMKLPLEALGYEFADELAVFGLFDRGRAKDCPDVLDNARKLGGKLADSLKN; this is encoded by the coding sequence ATGGAAAACTTCAAGCAAAATTTACCTGAAAAGCAGATTATTGCGGTTTCTGCGAGTCCGAGAAAGGGCGGCAATTCTGATGCAGTTTTAGAAAGCATTTCTGCGGGAATCAGTGAAACAGGGATTTCCTGCAGGCAGATTCAGCTTAGGGATTTGGATTTCAAGTCCTGCATTGGATGCGAAAGGTGCAGGAAGGACAAGATCTGCACAGGCCTCAGCGACGATTTAACCGAGATTTACCCCTCATTCATCGAATCTCAGGGTTTGGTTCTGATTTCCCCAACGCACAACTACAACGTAACTGCAATGATGAAGGCCTTTATAGACAGGCTGTACTGCTTCTACAATTTTGAGAACACCGTTCCCCGCAGATGGAGCAGTCAGCTCAGCGGACAGGGCAGGAAGGCGGCTGCTGTTGGAATAGCAGAGCAGATGAATGAGAAGGATATGGGCTTCACCATTCCATCTATGAAACTCCCGCTCGAGGCGCTTGGCTATGAATTTGCAGATGAGCTTGCTGTTTTCGGTCTTTTCGACAGGGGCAGAGCCAAAGACTGCCCGGATGTTTTGGATAATGCCCGCAAGCTCGGGGGAAAACTTGCCGACTCACTCAAAAATTAA
- the ftsH gene encoding ATP-dependent zinc metalloprotease FtsH, producing MAEDNNSNKDKQKNSIPKVPGGGKFKKPNPMGWLFIFSVMLLIISSFGKLTPTDSIKYSEFERLVNQGYVRNVEIGTGSVTIEGELTDAGVQARKRENPNAANRFKTQYSPEILQDTKELLAEKQVDYKFVADGFWVTFLIQVAPFLIIIALFYFIFARNMKSGAGGMLMNFGRSKARLMGDEQKKVTFKDVAGIDEAKDEVAETIEFLKNPKRFMKIGGRIPRGILLEGPPGCGKTLLAKSIAGEADVPFYSISGSDFVEMFVGVGASRVRDLFKQSKENAPCIIFLDEIDAIGKKRGPGVASGGHDEREQTLNAILVEMDGFESTDQVIVIAATNRVDVLDHALIRPGRFDRQIYVPFPDIKGRLEILKVHSKKIKMSQKVNLEVIARGTPMFSGAELEALINEAAIGATMANKNYVEQDDLEEARDKVRWGRAKRSRVIDKKEKELTAYHEAGHTLIQSMLEDADPLHKVSIIPRGPYGGATFSLPEKERMTFSSKYCYAFIKICFGGRIAEDIFFDDVTSGAQNDIKQATMMVQHMVTDWGMSDKIGMVNFSGDNDQKMFGGRKLDCSEKTSEVIDAEVKRIIDSCYNEAYQLIQDNKDKIKGIANALLKYETLDAEEVKTILEGGELTRPTVSDLVEAEKNKSSELNTLFDDDEDSLYDDEDEIDLEDDEDEDDLYWDIDEDEDFENRGEDQDSQDSSDDDKSKD from the coding sequence ATGGCAGAAGATAATAACAGCAATAAAGATAAACAGAAAAACAGTATTCCAAAGGTTCCGGGCGGGGGTAAGTTCAAGAAGCCTAACCCGATGGGTTGGCTTTTTATTTTTTCGGTGATGCTTTTGATAATAAGCTCTTTCGGCAAGCTCACCCCGACCGACTCAATAAAATACAGCGAGTTTGAGAGACTGGTAAATCAGGGTTATGTGAGAAACGTAGAAATCGGTACAGGTTCTGTAACGATTGAAGGCGAGCTCACTGATGCAGGCGTTCAGGCGAGGAAAAGAGAAAACCCGAACGCTGCGAACCGCTTTAAGACGCAGTATTCTCCGGAAATCCTTCAGGACACCAAAGAGCTTCTCGCAGAGAAGCAGGTTGACTATAAATTCGTTGCAGACGGTTTTTGGGTAACGTTCCTTATTCAGGTAGCCCCGTTTTTGATTATCATCGCCCTTTTCTACTTCATCTTCGCAAGGAATATGAAAAGCGGCGCAGGCGGTATGCTGATGAACTTCGGAAGAAGCAAGGCAAGGCTTATGGGCGATGAGCAGAAGAAGGTTACCTTCAAGGATGTTGCTGGTATCGATGAGGCCAAGGATGAGGTAGCCGAAACGATTGAATTTCTCAAGAACCCTAAGCGCTTTATGAAGATAGGCGGAAGGATCCCCCGAGGCATTCTTCTTGAGGGCCCTCCGGGCTGCGGAAAAACGCTTCTGGCAAAGTCTATAGCAGGCGAGGCGGATGTCCCGTTCTACAGCATCAGCGGATCGGATTTCGTTGAGATGTTTGTGGGCGTTGGAGCGAGCAGGGTGCGCGATTTGTTCAAGCAGTCTAAGGAGAACGCCCCGTGCATTATCTTCCTTGATGAAATTGATGCTATCGGAAAGAAAAGAGGCCCGGGCGTAGCAAGCGGCGGGCACGACGAAAGGGAGCAGACCCTGAATGCAATTCTCGTTGAGATGGACGGATTCGAATCCACCGATCAGGTGATAGTGATCGCTGCTACAAACAGGGTTGATGTGCTCGACCACGCCCTGATTAGGCCGGGCAGATTCGACAGACAGATTTATGTCCCGTTCCCCGATATCAAGGGAAGGCTCGAGATACTGAAGGTGCATTCAAAGAAAATCAAGATGAGCCAAAAGGTTAATCTCGAGGTGATCGCACGAGGCACGCCGATGTTCAGCGGAGCTGAGCTTGAGGCGCTTATCAACGAGGCCGCTATCGGGGCAACAATGGCAAACAAGAATTACGTTGAACAGGACGATCTCGAAGAGGCGCGCGATAAGGTGCGCTGGGGAAGGGCTAAGAGAAGCCGCGTAATAGATAAAAAGGAAAAAGAGCTCACCGCCTACCACGAGGCGGGGCATACGCTTATCCAGAGTATGCTGGAAGATGCAGACCCCCTGCACAAGGTGAGCATTATCCCGCGAGGCCCCTACGGCGGAGCAACGTTCTCGCTGCCTGAGAAGGAGCGGATGACATTCTCCTCGAAATACTGCTACGCATTTATCAAGATATGCTTCGGCGGAAGGATAGCTGAGGACATATTTTTTGATGATGTAACAAGCGGGGCACAGAACGACATCAAACAGGCAACAATGATGGTTCAACATATGGTAACCGACTGGGGGATGAGCGACAAGATAGGAATGGTTAATTTCAGCGGGGATAACGACCAGAAGATGTTCGGCGGGAGAAAGCTGGACTGCTCGGAGAAGACATCCGAGGTGATCGATGCGGAAGTTAAGCGGATTATAGACAGCTGCTACAATGAGGCCTATCAGCTTATACAAGACAACAAGGACAAGATAAAAGGGATTGCAAACGCCCTTCTGAAATATGAAACGCTCGATGCTGAAGAGGTTAAAACTATTCTCGAGGGCGGCGAGCTCACCAGACCTACAGTTTCCGATTTGGTAGAGGCGGAGAAGAATAAATCCTCTGAACTGAACACCCTCTTTGATGATGACGAAGATTCGCTCTACGATGACGAAGACGAGATAGACCTTGAAGACGACGAGGACGAAGACGATCTCTACTGGGACATCGATGAAGATGAGGATTTTGAAAACAGAGGCGAGGATCAGGACTCTCAAGACAGCAGCGATGATGATAAAAGTAAAGATTAG
- the lptE gene encoding LPS assembly lipoprotein LptE translates to MKCAKLITLLTAAAGVLIISGCSGYTQGFPYPEKVQTVCVEMFESKSFRRGYEFELTEALCKQIEAQTPYKIVSDRSRADSLIYGEIESISQTVLNTDSETGLPIQRELAVNAVFTWKNLITGKMYANNKKIKSAGTYADGQEVELAGKVAVNKAAEKIVEAMQLEW, encoded by the coding sequence ATGAAATGTGCTAAATTAATCACACTGCTCACTGCTGCTGCCGGCGTTTTGATTATTTCGGGCTGTTCGGGATACACCCAGGGCTTTCCTTATCCCGAAAAGGTGCAGACTGTATGCGTGGAGATGTTTGAGTCCAAGAGCTTTCGCAGGGGGTACGAATTTGAGCTTACCGAAGCTCTCTGCAAACAGATTGAGGCGCAGACCCCATACAAGATCGTTTCCGACCGCTCTCGGGCAGACAGCCTTATTTACGGGGAGATTGAATCAATCTCCCAGACCGTTTTGAATACAGACAGCGAAACAGGGCTTCCTATCCAAAGAGAGCTCGCTGTTAATGCTGTGTTTACTTGGAAGAATCTTATAACCGGAAAGATGTACGCAAATAACAAAAAGATAAAGTCTGCCGGCACGTACGCGGACGGGCAGGAAGTTGAACTGGCAGGGAAGGTGGCTGTGAACAAGGCTGCCGAAAAAATAGTAGAAGCTATGCAGTTGGAATGGTAA
- the secA gene encoding preprotein translocase subunit SecA yields the protein MFSRFSKMLVNLFGSRNERVVKNYMKTALMAGEYEQQMEQLSDEQFKEKTQQFREAIAGGTDPEELLPEAFAVVREAAKRKINMRHYDVQLVGGNVLFEGKIAEMATGEGKTLVATLACYLMCLTGRKVHIITVNDYLAKRDAEWMRPVYETLGLTVGAIQADMDPGGAQRKEQYSKDITYGTNNEFGFDYLRDNMKVSAEQLVQGRLDFALIDEVDSILIDEARTPLIISGPAHDDVTRYKKADSVVRELMRLQGGYNKIQVQIDKLEKDIANAKGISSDSASSQEQKQKAEKDIQAAEQKKLELESELERHTQYYEVEYDKKSVHLTHEGIGAAQDIANVGSFYVGSNMDWPHLLEQGLRAHVCFEREKDYVVMDGKVVIVDEFTGRLMHGRQWSDGLHQAVEAKEGVKIKEESQTLATITLQNFFKLYDKLAGMTGTAMTEAQEFLEIYGLDVVSIPTNEPCIRDDRDDVIYKTMPEKFNAIVEEIKRESEKGRPVLVGTVSIEKSEAISNALKRKYGVEHEVLNAKQHAREASIVEKAGQQHKGRDGKMWGNVTIATNMAGRGTDIKLGEGVADAGGLHIVGTERHESRRIDNQLRGRSGRQGDNGSSQFFLSFDDELLSVFAGDWTIKALTKTGWEEGEPIYHKWITNGIEKAQKKVEEKNYEIRKSLLDYDEVMDYQRREFYTRRKNVLKGIGLRRIIEEMMENVVADACNTILAEDYPKNCIVEWLRVNLGVDVEPGQIKANSTPEEIEELAKEKARKNIENDISITMGEYIEDSSDKSTWKLDKLSKWLMSTYSANVPLSKLRKMEADEIEQTAVEAAAGQLEKKDCSKLAEFLKEGFAERVFTDTVSARFDIKIDAEKIKGSEPGEVRDYVLKLVYDKYDQREIEYPVEYALSMTYSGDSANVYQFDSLAKWAKHKYNVDLNPSELQDMSFHQVEEKLMGIARENTPEKVLAEVDEKIESLGAEDAIKWSGQRFGFNLEAEKAPKTAEELRSQVHEFMRRELSRLERYVLLQVFDAAWKDHLYSMDRLKESVSLRRFAEKDPRIEYKHEGYRMFNDMLESIENRVTDTVFKLRLEANAKTRNVYGSQQSEVHQQADQFAQNEKQREAGQAPKASPKQIVNKSPKVGRNDPCPCGSGKKYKKCCGKNK from the coding sequence ATGTTTTCACGCTTTTCAAAAATGCTTGTAAATCTTTTCGGCTCGCGAAATGAACGAGTCGTTAAAAACTACATGAAAACTGCGCTGATGGCCGGAGAGTATGAACAGCAGATGGAGCAGCTTTCCGACGAGCAGTTTAAGGAAAAAACTCAGCAGTTCCGCGAGGCTATAGCGGGCGGGACAGACCCCGAAGAGCTTCTTCCGGAGGCGTTTGCTGTAGTTCGAGAGGCAGCCAAGCGCAAGATCAATATGCGTCATTACGATGTTCAGCTTGTAGGCGGTAACGTGCTTTTCGAGGGCAAGATTGCCGAGATGGCCACTGGTGAGGGTAAAACGCTCGTCGCCACGCTTGCGTGCTATCTGATGTGTCTTACCGGCAGGAAGGTGCATATAATTACGGTAAACGACTACCTTGCCAAGCGTGATGCTGAATGGATGAGGCCGGTTTATGAAACTCTCGGGCTCACTGTTGGCGCTATTCAGGCGGATATGGACCCTGGCGGTGCCCAGCGCAAGGAGCAGTATTCCAAAGACATAACCTACGGAACAAACAACGAATTCGGCTTTGATTATCTTCGAGATAATATGAAGGTAAGCGCAGAGCAGCTCGTTCAGGGCAGGCTTGATTTCGCTCTGATTGACGAGGTGGATTCGATCCTGATTGACGAGGCGAGAACTCCTCTGATTATCAGCGGGCCGGCGCATGATGATGTTACCAGATACAAGAAGGCCGATTCGGTGGTAAGGGAGCTTATGAGGCTTCAGGGCGGCTACAACAAGATTCAGGTTCAGATCGACAAGCTCGAGAAGGATATTGCAAACGCAAAGGGTATTTCCTCGGATTCGGCTTCCTCTCAGGAGCAGAAGCAGAAGGCGGAAAAAGATATTCAGGCAGCAGAGCAGAAGAAGCTCGAGCTGGAATCGGAGCTTGAAAGACATACACAGTATTACGAAGTTGAATACGACAAGAAATCCGTACACCTCACCCACGAGGGTATTGGTGCTGCGCAGGATATAGCGAATGTGGGCTCGTTCTATGTTGGCTCGAATATGGACTGGCCGCACCTTCTCGAACAGGGGCTCAGGGCGCATGTATGCTTTGAGCGTGAGAAGGATTATGTGGTAATGGACGGAAAGGTTGTGATCGTTGATGAGTTTACAGGCCGTCTTATGCACGGAAGGCAGTGGTCAGACGGTCTCCATCAGGCAGTTGAGGCGAAAGAGGGCGTTAAGATCAAGGAAGAGAGCCAGACACTGGCCACAATCACCCTGCAGAACTTCTTCAAGCTCTACGACAAGCTTGCCGGCATGACCGGTACTGCAATGACCGAGGCGCAGGAGTTTCTCGAGATATACGGGCTGGATGTTGTGTCAATACCCACAAACGAGCCCTGCATACGCGACGACAGGGACGATGTGATATACAAGACCATGCCCGAGAAATTCAATGCGATTGTCGAGGAGATCAAACGCGAGAGCGAAAAGGGCAGGCCGGTTCTTGTTGGTACTGTGAGCATTGAGAAATCCGAGGCGATTTCCAATGCATTGAAGCGTAAATACGGCGTTGAGCATGAAGTTCTCAACGCAAAGCAGCATGCGAGAGAGGCCTCTATTGTTGAAAAGGCCGGCCAGCAGCATAAAGGTCGCGACGGGAAGATGTGGGGCAATGTTACCATCGCCACGAATATGGCCGGACGAGGTACCGACATCAAGCTCGGCGAGGGCGTGGCCGATGCCGGAGGCCTGCATATTGTGGGCACTGAAAGGCACGAATCAAGACGAATCGACAATCAGCTCCGCGGACGTTCCGGAAGGCAGGGAGACAACGGCTCGAGCCAGTTCTTCCTTTCGTTTGATGATGAGCTGCTCTCTGTTTTCGCAGGCGACTGGACAATAAAAGCGCTCACCAAAACAGGCTGGGAAGAGGGCGAGCCGATATACCACAAATGGATCACCAACGGTATTGAAAAGGCTCAGAAGAAGGTAGAGGAAAAGAACTACGAGATAAGAAAATCGCTTCTGGATTATGATGAAGTGATGGATTATCAGAGACGGGAATTCTATACAAGAAGAAAGAATGTATTAAAGGGCATAGGACTTCGCAGGATCATCGAGGAGATGATGGAAAACGTTGTTGCCGATGCCTGCAATACGATACTCGCTGAGGATTACCCGAAAAACTGCATCGTTGAATGGCTTCGCGTGAATCTGGGAGTGGATGTTGAGCCCGGGCAGATTAAGGCAAATTCCACGCCCGAAGAGATCGAAGAGCTGGCAAAAGAGAAGGCCAGAAAGAATATTGAGAACGATATCTCAATAACCATGGGCGAGTATATCGAAGACTCTTCGGATAAATCCACTTGGAAGCTCGATAAGCTGAGCAAATGGCTTATGAGCACCTACAGCGCAAATGTTCCGCTCTCAAAGCTTCGCAAGATGGAAGCCGATGAGATCGAGCAGACAGCAGTGGAAGCGGCAGCGGGTCAGCTGGAAAAGAAAGACTGCAGCAAGCTTGCAGAATTCCTCAAAGAGGGTTTCGCTGAACGCGTGTTCACCGATACGGTTTCTGCGAGGTTTGATATAAAGATCGACGCTGAAAAGATTAAGGGCAGCGAGCCCGGCGAGGTTCGTGATTATGTCCTCAAGCTTGTGTATGATAAGTACGACCAGCGGGAGATCGAATATCCTGTTGAATATGCTTTGAGCATGACATACTCCGGCGATTCAGCGAACGTTTACCAGTTCGACAGTCTCGCCAAATGGGCAAAGCATAAGTACAACGTAGACTTAAACCCGAGCGAGCTTCAAGATATGAGCTTCCATCAGGTGGAAGAAAAGCTCATGGGAATAGCCCGGGAGAACACGCCTGAGAAAGTGCTCGCTGAGGTGGATGAAAAGATAGAAAGCCTTGGCGCAGAGGATGCGATAAAATGGTCCGGGCAGAGATTCGGCTTCAATCTTGAGGCGGAAAAAGCCCCGAAGACCGCCGAAGAGCTCAGATCTCAGGTTCACGAATTTATGCGCAGAGAGCTCAGCAGGCTCGAGAGATACGTTCTTCTTCAGGTGTTTGATGCGGCTTGGAAAGACCACCTCTACTCAATGGACAGGCTCAAGGAAAGCGTATCGCTTAGAAGATTTGCCGAGAAAGACCCTCGCATTGAATACAAGCACGAGGGCTACCGGATGTTCAATGATATGTTAGAATCTATTGAAAACCGCGTAACCGATACGGTGTTCAAGCTTAGACTCGAGGCGAACGCAAAAACGAGAAACGTTTACGGCAGCCAGCAGAGCGAGGTGCACCAGCAGGCCGACCAGTTTGCACAGAATGAGAAGCAGAGGGAGGCCGGCCAGGCGCCGAAGGCTTCACCGAAGCAGATTGTGAATAAATCGCCGAAAGTGGGCAGGAACGACCCGTGCCCCTGCGGCAGCGGAAAGAAATACAAAAAATGCTGCGGTAAAAATAAGTAG
- a CDS encoding outer membrane protein assembly factor BamD, translating into MKICIPVLIISILISAHAETLVLEDTGWQPADKALSEVQLSLAEICRLAENQDKDRLSEKLEEFETGNPELSGDAWEAFAEAEMIYAQRDVEEAAEKFYEVLDNYPMSEFYQPAMEGLYQCGKLYLSGRKKTFLMVFKLKAYDEGEEIMRSIAERAGNAPIAKRAFYTLAESYEKREKYLESYNIWVEIATRWPTGEEGLKSLYEMGKNMHQAYNGPKYDSSSLKSAEGYYGQFKKRYPSEAKLRDISEKIDLTQEQQAYKQYRIAMHYYRVEDYRTALVYLESFQEDWPDSQYFQEVEKTASQCRKELEKLKDKPRIRPVDKNIFWRFAHFFDFDVK; encoded by the coding sequence ATGAAAATATGTATTCCGGTATTGATAATATCGATTCTGATTTCTGCCCATGCAGAAACGCTGGTGCTTGAAGATACCGGCTGGCAGCCGGCAGATAAGGCTCTAAGCGAAGTGCAGCTAAGCCTTGCGGAGATTTGCCGTCTTGCGGAGAATCAGGATAAAGACCGGCTCAGCGAAAAGCTGGAAGAATTTGAAACCGGCAATCCCGAGCTCTCTGGAGATGCTTGGGAGGCGTTTGCAGAGGCCGAGATGATCTATGCCCAGAGGGATGTGGAAGAGGCTGCAGAGAAGTTTTACGAAGTGCTGGATAATTATCCCATGAGCGAATTCTATCAGCCGGCGATGGAGGGTTTGTATCAGTGCGGAAAGCTCTATCTCTCGGGCAGGAAGAAAACGTTTCTTATGGTATTCAAGCTCAAGGCATACGACGAGGGCGAAGAGATTATGCGTTCGATTGCCGAGAGGGCGGGCAATGCCCCTATCGCTAAGAGAGCGTTTTACACCCTTGCAGAGAGCTATGAGAAGCGCGAAAAATACCTCGAGTCATACAACATCTGGGTTGAAATCGCCACGCGCTGGCCTACCGGCGAGGAAGGTCTGAAATCGCTTTACGAGATGGGCAAGAATATGCATCAGGCATACAACGGCCCGAAATACGACAGCTCCTCTCTCAAGAGCGCAGAGGGCTACTACGGGCAGTTCAAAAAACGCTATCCTTCAGAGGCCAAACTCAGGGATATAAGCGAAAAGATCGACCTCACTCAAGAACAGCAGGCATACAAGCAGTACAGAATCGCCATGCATTACTACCGTGTGGAAGACTACCGTACAGCCTTGGTTTATTTGGAATCTTTCCAAGAGGACTGGCCGGATTCACAGTATTTTCAAGAGGTTGAGAAAACTGCCTCGCAATGCAGGAAAGAGCTGGAAAAGCTTAAGGATAAACCGCGTATCAGGCCGGTAGATAAGAATATCTTCTGGAGGTTCGCTCATTTCTTTGATTTTGATGTCAAATAA
- a CDS encoding LOG family protein, protein MDNSGNNKILNEETWRIFRIMAEFVEGFEEMSRTGPAVSVFGSARADAGNEYYQLAEQTSAMLAKAGFTVITGGGGGIMEAANKGAFEAGGETIGLNIELPHEQKPNEYLTRGLSFRYFFCRKVMFLKYANGFVVFPGGFGTMDEVFESLVLIQTYKQAYFPVVLMGKDFWQDMLDWMIEKMCKAHEFITPEDIDFIDLTDDPQETLDILLKFHRRHGTGPLQPIK, encoded by the coding sequence ATGGATAATAGCGGTAATAATAAAATACTGAATGAAGAAACATGGCGCATTTTCCGAATAATGGCGGAATTCGTAGAGGGCTTTGAGGAGATGAGCAGAACTGGGCCGGCAGTTTCAGTTTTCGGCTCGGCAAGGGCAGACGCCGGCAATGAATACTATCAGCTCGCAGAGCAGACATCAGCTATGCTCGCAAAGGCAGGATTCACAGTGATTACAGGCGGAGGCGGCGGGATTATGGAGGCCGCAAACAAAGGCGCCTTCGAGGCCGGAGGCGAAACGATAGGCCTGAATATTGAGCTCCCGCACGAGCAGAAGCCGAATGAGTATCTAACGCGAGGCTTGAGCTTCCGTTATTTCTTCTGCAGGAAGGTTATGTTCCTCAAATACGCAAACGGGTTCGTTGTTTTCCCAGGCGGCTTCGGAACTATGGACGAGGTGTTCGAATCTCTCGTGCTTATACAGACATACAAACAGGCATACTTCCCTGTGGTGCTTATGGGCAAAGATTTCTGGCAGGATATGCTCGACTGGATGATAGAGAAAATGTGCAAAGCGCACGAATTTATAACGCCGGAAGATATAGACTTTATAGACCTCACCGACGACCCGCAGGAAACTCTGGATATCCTCCTGAAATTCCACAGAAGACACGGGACAGGCCCCCTCCAGCCTATAAAGTAA